The genomic window GGGACGCCACGGCGCCGGGCTTCGTCCGCTATGGGCGGGGAAAGCTGCGGCTCGTGGCCGTCGAAGAGGATGGCCCGCGCCGCAGGCCAGGGCCAATCGGGGAGGGCCGCTTCCAGCTTCGGGGTTGCGGAACTGTGGTTGACCACGGTGCGCGAGCCATCCGGCTTCACCAGGCTGAGCGCGAGGGGGGTGGGGGCATGGCCGCGGACCAGGAGCGAAGTCTCGACGCCCTCTTCCGCCAGCTCCTGAGCGTGGCGCTCGCCAAAAGGGTCGCTGCCGAGATAGCCGAGGAAGGCAGCCGATCCTCCGAGCCGGCGGATCGCGACGGCAGCATTCGCGGCGGGGCCGCCGCCAGCGAGGGCGAGTCGTTCGGAAAAGAGCTTTTCATCGGGACCGGGATGGTGCGAAACGCAGAAGGCGAGGTCATAGCACGCATGGCCCACGCAGAGCACGTCTACTTCCATCCCCGTCTCTTTTACCGCAGCGGAGGACGGAGGTCGATGGTCGGCCGCAGGCCCGGATCGTGCCTTCGGCCCGTGGCGGGAGCGCCTCGCTCCTCGCCTCCGTTCCCTGCCGCGCCTTCTGTCTCATGGGAGACCAGAGAAAGGGAACGGCCAGGCCACGGAAGACCGCCCGCTCACAAGGAGGAAGGTCGTCTGTGCCCGGCGCTCCCAGGACGAAACGATGCTTCCGGCTGGCTGATCTTGCGTGTCGGAGCATGGTTTCCTCGACCGCTGCCAGGAGACGCCCCGGATTTACGGATTCGCTGGGAACCGGAACGAGCCGGTCCTCTCCACGAGCTTCGACAAGGTCGTGCGCACTCCGCTCCTGCGCGGCTTCGCCCGGGATCTGCCCAGGATTGGTCGGGCATGGGCGATGGGAAGGGAAAAGGCGAGACCGGCCGCAATCGGCGTCGGGCGCGTCTCCGTCGAGATCAGCGGCCCTCGGGCTGGATCTCCAGTTGTCTCTCCACGACCGCCCAAGACGTTGTCGCGGAGCGCAGCCTCTCGGGCGTCACTGGCGATGTCCTCTCCCATCCAACGGGCAGGGTGGAAATGGGCGAGGATTGGGCAGTTTCGCGCATTGCCTGGGCCAGAATGGACGATCTCTTGAACGCGCATCCGACGTCAACTCGGCCAATCGTGCAGGAAGCCTCAAGCGCAAGATCCAACCCCCTGACCCGCCTGGCATCCATCGGGAACACGTTGTGCGAGGCCTTGGCCAGAATCCCGTCGATCTCGCCGTTCTCCCCCTCGGATAGAGTCTCGGCGAGCTTTCCAACGTATCCCTTGGGATTGAATGCCATCTGCGTCTCGAGCAATTTGCCTTTGACCGCAGCGATCTGGTTGTCGTTCCACAGGGGCCGAGAAGCAGGCCTCTTCCCTCCAGGTCTTGGCCGTTGCAGCAAAGGGGAGGGAGGCGAGCAGCCTCTTTGCGGTGGGAGCCGCTTGGAGCAGGCCTGGCAAGCTTCCGGCTTCCCACAAGATGCGAATCGGGTGAGGCGAACTTTTCATAGGGCGAGCTTGCGCCTTGCGGACGCATTCCCCTGGCGCTGGCCCGAGGACCGTCAGCGAGGTGCTTGCGAGAGCTACTTTCCGGATTGATCCCGTAGGAAATCGGGAGTTTCCTTGGGACCGAGCGCGATTAGAGGACCAACGGAGAGAAGGACCCGCATGGCGATGGTTCCGAGACTGCAGCACTACTTGGAGGAGAACCGGGTTCCCTACCAGACGAGCCACCACCCGGCGGCTTTCACCTCCCAGGAGGTGGCGGAGGTGAGCCACACCCCAGGGAGACACTTGGCCAAGGTCGTCATGGTGAAGAGTCGTGATGGGCTGGTGATGGCAGTGGTTCCCTCCACCCGCCATGTCAACCTCCGCAAGCTGGAGGTGCTGATGCACCTTCCGGACCTCGCGCTCGCCAAGGAGGAGGAATTTGCCCCGCGTGTCGCCGACTGCCGCCCGGGCACGATGCCGCCCTTTGGTAACCTTTATGGCCTCAAGGTCTACGTGGATAACGAGATCGCCCGGCAGCCCGAGCTGGTCTTTCAGGCCGGGACCCACGAGGATATCGCGAGCCTGGCCTACCTCCACTTTGCGCGGCTGGTGCGGCCGGTAGTGGGAGAGATTTCCGACTAGCGCGGCGGCGGTTTCGGGGGCCTCCGTCTTTGGCGAGGGGATCTCTTCGAAAAAGGGGATGCGGTGGGCTTGGGCCGAGTGGGGATGCGGTCTGGAGCCGCTGCCGACACGAAGGAGCCTTGACTCGCCGCTGGAGATCGGTTTTGTTAAGCCAATATTACGGGCCGCCGGCTCGTCATATCAGGGTAATTGTTTATGTCCATCATGCCTATATCCGGGGGAAATTCTCACTCTGCGAAGACCTCGCCGGTGCCCGACGCCCCTCGGAAGAGAGCCATTTTGAAGAAGACCGAGGCGGAATCGACGGCAACAGAAGCGGGGCCAAGCTTTTGGACGACCCACCTTTCCACGAAGGGGCAGGTCGTGATTCCGGAGCAGATCCGGAAGGACTTCGGCTTACGGCCGGGAGATGAGTTCGTGGTGGTTGCGCTAAACGACTTGGTCTTCTTGAAACGAGTCTAAACGGGCCGACCGTTCGGATCGTTCCGGCGCAGCGGCGCGATCTCCGCGCTGCTGCGCGGGGGGTGCGATCATTCCCTTTTCCGCCGAACCACGGAACCTCTGCCAGGGAGTTTTTTGGCGTTGGGCCAAGCAAGGTCAGCCGGCTGCGGCCGTCTGTTGGGTTCCCGCTGCCAGCAGGTTCGCTAGCTCCCGGAGCTGGGACCACTCACGGCTCGAGGGCGGATGGAGCAGACGGAGGCAAATCGTGTCCTTGTCGGCGAGGACGAGAAATTGATCCCCTCGCTTGAGACCGACCCGTTGGCAAACGGCCTCGGGAATCACAACCTGCCCCTTGATGCTCAAGCGCGTGGTGCCGGAAGTCCGTTGGCGTCGCTTCGTCGAGGGCATCCGCCTCTCCGCTTCTGTGCCGGACCTGACCTTCGCGGGCTTGTTGTGCAACATGGCGGTCATTTCGAGCAACTACTATGCCGACATTGCTTCGTCAATGTCTTTGTCACGCAATTGTAACCAAACCGGGAGCAGGCAAGGTTGCAGAAGCAGTTGTTGCCCGCAAGCTTCGAGGACGGAAACTCCTTCCTCTGGTGCGTGCGGTGCGGGCGGGGCGGGGGAGAACGGGCCAGGAGCGAGCAAATTCTCTCCCTGGATGGGCGCGGAGTCTGGGCGCACCGCACAAGCAGCCCGGGCGACATTGACGAAAGCTCTCACGAC from Methylacidimicrobium sp. B4 includes these protein-coding regions:
- a CDS encoding aminoacyl-tRNA deacylase; this encodes MVPRLQHYLEENRVPYQTSHHPAAFTSQEVAEVSHTPGRHLAKVVMVKSRDGLVMAVVPSTRHVNLRKLEVLMHLPDLALAKEEEFAPRVADCRPGTMPPFGNLYGLKVYVDNEIARQPELVFQAGTHEDIASLAYLHFARLVRPVVGEISD
- a CDS encoding AbrB/MazE/SpoVT family DNA-binding domain-containing protein; translated protein: MPSTKRRQRTSGTTRLSIKGQVVIPEAVCQRVGLKRGDQFLVLADKDTICLRLLHPPSSREWSQLRELANLLAAGTQQTAAAG
- a CDS encoding AbrB/MazE/SpoVT family DNA-binding domain-containing protein, which gives rise to MPDAPRKRAILKKTEAESTATEAGPSFWTTHLSTKGQVVIPEQIRKDFGLRPGDEFVVVALNDLVFLKRV